A genomic window from Lotus japonicus ecotype B-129 chromosome 1, LjGifu_v1.2 includes:
- the LOC130727719 gene encoding J domain-containing protein required for chloroplast accumulation response 1 isoform X1 — protein sequence METFNSSQRESIVLGHNNLLIRRPSERNSDVDFNDVFGGPPRRSTVNSEGVSGEEGEEKPVFGGEDNGSSNRRRYYASKSDDFYDDIFGGDECRSACSTPKRRDSAGADPFSSAAVLSPAALEPLAFSLPPVFSLPAKLTKGVDLRRLGSPTSRNINDGITASNLLVSPDSHSSRVSTVAPQRKELKNDIKPPYRQSILSQEFSNLSTSDKADKGISNMKQETSVTEVSPNTFHFSIYKWASKGVVPVVMPLRTERISRMKDKVKHERCSSTEDWVVSDITTENDNPVPHNGSSLTENGKQNVSTTSATDSDQIVEQIVSSNAQPDTLSSAQTISKNVTEAESSTHSMSEMNYNGKTEAGIGTQKLGSKSLHSLINQREDYGEKTSREREEHVTKSTKKLSSTFDVTMNPKKPLRKSFSLRDGGHSKATSQVSSSLGENMGKGRVKGKVKDFVQIFNQEPVTKPKVESKSRFQSSSYKQRRASRTNNNVEDDPEQSTTEKSATDTANVSANNFSQQDDISASAIPDISFTVIGDKDESFHDNFTIQVLDQDDGEALQNQEKQQLQVIDNKIQQWSKGKEGNMRSLLSTLQHVLWPGSGWKPVPLVDIIEGNAVKRSYQRALLCLHPDKLQQKGATSDQKYTAEKVFDILQEAWTQFNNVGAL from the exons ATGGAGACATTCAATTCTTCTCAACGAGAGAGCATTGTGTTAGGGCATAACAATCTCCTAATTCGGAGGCCGTCGGAGAGGAATTCCGACGTGGATTTCAACGACGTGTTTGGGGGACCGCCGCGGCGGTCGACGGTTAACAGCGAAGGTGTGAGCggggaagaaggtgaagagaaaCCGGTGTTTGGCGGAGAGGATAACGGAAGCAGTAACCGGAGGCGATACTACGCGAGCAAGAGCGATGATTTCTATGACGATATATTCGGAGGAGATGAGTGTCGGAGTGCGTGTTCAACGCCGAAGAGGCGCGATTCTGCTGGTGCTGACCCGTTCAGTTCCGCCGCAGTGTTGAGCCCCGCCGCACTTGAACCTCTTGCTTTTTCTCTCCCTCCAGTTTTCAG CCTTCCTGCCAAATTGACAAAAGGGGTGGATCTTCGAAgattgggctctccaactagtAGAAACATCAACGATGGTATCACTGCTTCAAATCTATTAGTTTCTCCAGATTCTCATTCCTCTAGAGTTTCAACCGTGGCACCCCAACGCAAGgagttgaaaaatgatataAAACCACCTTACAGGCAAAGTATTCTATCACAGGAGTTTTCAAATCTGAGCACATCTGATAAAGCAGACAAAGGAATTAGCAACATGAAACAAGAAACATCTGTTACTGAAGTTTCTCCTAATACCTTCCATTTCTCAATATACAAATGGGCAAGTAAAGGGGTAGTGCCGGTGGTTATGCCTCTTAGAACAGAAAGAATCTCAAGGATGAAAGATAAGGTTAAACATGAGAGATGCTCAAGCACTGAGGATTGGGTGGTCAGTGACATTACCACAGAAAATGATAATCCTGTACCACATAATGGTTCCTCTTTGACAGAAAACGGAAAACAAAATGTGTCAACTACTTCTGCAACTGATTCAGACCAGATTGTGGAACAGATAGTATCTTCCAATGCTCAACCGGATACATTAAGCAGTGCTCAAACTATTAGTAAAAATGTCACTGAAGCAGAATCAAGTACTCATTCTATGAGTGAGATGAACTACAATGGAAAAACTGAAGCAGGAATTGGAACTCAGAAGCTTGGATCCAAATCTTTACATTCTCTGATCAATCAAAGGGAAG ATTATGGTGAGAAGACTAGCAGGGAAAGAGAAGAACACGTGACGAAAAGCACAAAAAAGTTGTCTTCAACTTTTGATGTTACCATGAATCCAAAGAAACCATTAAGAAAGAGTTTCTCCTTGAGAGATGGAGGACATAGTAAAGCTACTTCCCAAGTTTCATCAAGCTTAGGTGAGAATATGGGTAAAGGCCGAGTTAAAGGAAAGGTCAAAGACTTTGTTCAGATTTTCAACCAAGAACCTGTAACAAAACCCAAAGTTGAATCCAAATCTCGATTTCAGAGTTCTTCATACAAGCAGAGACGAGCTTCTCGGACAAACAATAAT GTGGAAGATGATCCTGAACAGTCTACGACGGAGAAGTCTGCCACAGATACCGCCAATGTTTCTGCTAATAATTTCTCTCAGCAGGATGATATCTCAGCGTCAG CTATTCCAGACATTTCATTCACTGTTATCGGAGATAAAGACGAGTCCTTCCATGATAATTTCACG ATACAAGTATTAGACCAAGATGATGGCGAGGCCTTacaaaaccaagaaaaacaACAACTCCAA GTGATTGACAACAAGATACAACAATGGTCTAAAGGGAAGGAAGGAAACATGCGCTCGCTGCTATCAACATTACAACAC GTGCTTTGGCCGGGGTCTGGCTGGAAGCCTGTGCCACTTGTTGATATAATTGAAGGGAATGCGGTGAAAAGATCTTATCAAAGAGCTTTACTCTGTCTGCATCCAGATAAGTTGCAGCAAAAGGGTGCTACTTCAGACCAAAAATACACTGCAGAAAAAGTTTTTGATATTTTACAG GAAGCTTGGACACAATTCAATAATGTCGGTGCTCTATAA
- the LOC130727719 gene encoding J domain-containing protein required for chloroplast accumulation response 1 isoform X2: protein METFNSSQRESIVLGHNNLLIRRPSERNSDVDFNDVFGGPPRRSTVNSEGVSGEEGEEKPVFGGEDNGSSNRRRYYASKSDDFYDDIFGGDECRSACSTPKRRDSAGADPFSSAAVLSPAALEPLAFSLPPVFSLPAKLTKGVDLRRLGSPTSRNINDGITASNLLVSPDSHSSRVSTVAPQRKELKNDIKPPYRQSILSQEFSNLSTSDKADKGISNMKQETSVTEVSPNTFHFSIYKWASKGVVPVVMPLRTERISRMKDKVKHERCSSTEDWVVSDITTENDNPVPHNGSSLTENGKQNVSTTSATDSDQIVEQIVSSNAQPDTLSSAQTISKNVTEAESSTHSMSEMNYNGKTEAGIGTQKLGSKSLHSLINQREDYGEKTSREREEHVTKSTKKLSSTFDVTMNPKKPLRKSFSLRDGGHSKATSQVSSSLGENMGKGRVKGKVKDFVQIFNQEPVTKPKVESKSRFQSSSYKQRRASRTNNNVEDDPEQSTTEKSATDTANVSANNFSQQDDISASAIPDISFTVIGDKDESFHDNFTIQVLDQDDGEALQNQEKQQLQVIDNKIQQWSKGKEGNMRSLLSTLQHLSF from the exons ATGGAGACATTCAATTCTTCTCAACGAGAGAGCATTGTGTTAGGGCATAACAATCTCCTAATTCGGAGGCCGTCGGAGAGGAATTCCGACGTGGATTTCAACGACGTGTTTGGGGGACCGCCGCGGCGGTCGACGGTTAACAGCGAAGGTGTGAGCggggaagaaggtgaagagaaaCCGGTGTTTGGCGGAGAGGATAACGGAAGCAGTAACCGGAGGCGATACTACGCGAGCAAGAGCGATGATTTCTATGACGATATATTCGGAGGAGATGAGTGTCGGAGTGCGTGTTCAACGCCGAAGAGGCGCGATTCTGCTGGTGCTGACCCGTTCAGTTCCGCCGCAGTGTTGAGCCCCGCCGCACTTGAACCTCTTGCTTTTTCTCTCCCTCCAGTTTTCAG CCTTCCTGCCAAATTGACAAAAGGGGTGGATCTTCGAAgattgggctctccaactagtAGAAACATCAACGATGGTATCACTGCTTCAAATCTATTAGTTTCTCCAGATTCTCATTCCTCTAGAGTTTCAACCGTGGCACCCCAACGCAAGgagttgaaaaatgatataAAACCACCTTACAGGCAAAGTATTCTATCACAGGAGTTTTCAAATCTGAGCACATCTGATAAAGCAGACAAAGGAATTAGCAACATGAAACAAGAAACATCTGTTACTGAAGTTTCTCCTAATACCTTCCATTTCTCAATATACAAATGGGCAAGTAAAGGGGTAGTGCCGGTGGTTATGCCTCTTAGAACAGAAAGAATCTCAAGGATGAAAGATAAGGTTAAACATGAGAGATGCTCAAGCACTGAGGATTGGGTGGTCAGTGACATTACCACAGAAAATGATAATCCTGTACCACATAATGGTTCCTCTTTGACAGAAAACGGAAAACAAAATGTGTCAACTACTTCTGCAACTGATTCAGACCAGATTGTGGAACAGATAGTATCTTCCAATGCTCAACCGGATACATTAAGCAGTGCTCAAACTATTAGTAAAAATGTCACTGAAGCAGAATCAAGTACTCATTCTATGAGTGAGATGAACTACAATGGAAAAACTGAAGCAGGAATTGGAACTCAGAAGCTTGGATCCAAATCTTTACATTCTCTGATCAATCAAAGGGAAG ATTATGGTGAGAAGACTAGCAGGGAAAGAGAAGAACACGTGACGAAAAGCACAAAAAAGTTGTCTTCAACTTTTGATGTTACCATGAATCCAAAGAAACCATTAAGAAAGAGTTTCTCCTTGAGAGATGGAGGACATAGTAAAGCTACTTCCCAAGTTTCATCAAGCTTAGGTGAGAATATGGGTAAAGGCCGAGTTAAAGGAAAGGTCAAAGACTTTGTTCAGATTTTCAACCAAGAACCTGTAACAAAACCCAAAGTTGAATCCAAATCTCGATTTCAGAGTTCTTCATACAAGCAGAGACGAGCTTCTCGGACAAACAATAAT GTGGAAGATGATCCTGAACAGTCTACGACGGAGAAGTCTGCCACAGATACCGCCAATGTTTCTGCTAATAATTTCTCTCAGCAGGATGATATCTCAGCGTCAG CTATTCCAGACATTTCATTCACTGTTATCGGAGATAAAGACGAGTCCTTCCATGATAATTTCACG ATACAAGTATTAGACCAAGATGATGGCGAGGCCTTacaaaaccaagaaaaacaACAACTCCAA GTGATTGACAACAAGATACAACAATGGTCTAAAGGGAAGGAAGGAAACATGCGCTCGCTGCTATCAACATTACAACAC TTAAGCTTTTGA